A window from Armatimonadota bacterium encodes these proteins:
- a CDS encoding FAD-dependent oxidoreductase has protein sequence MWLSPALLLALAAGALGVVASPARGRDVHVHILVVGGTPAGIAAAVAAARSGHSVALVEARPFLGGVLTGAMLSSFDLSRGPDGRDTVGGIFHEVYRELGLTFDPRAARARLLELVRREPAIDLRLGARVRTVLVAAGRASGAILDDGTTIQARVVIDATDDGDVAAAAGARYTVGRESAGTDRLTQAATLMFRLRDVRWSEVVAYLSRDEKPRRAGGVYGSLAWGYRRIVTRWRSPDPERIAAYDLNLSRLSDGSVWVNALQVFRVDGTDRTSRLDGYRRAKRVVPAFVAFLRAQAPGFARATLIEVAPELYIRETRHVVGLYTLTARDVIRQRHFWDRVAAGAYPLDLHPYSPGWNNPYRARRFYFTVPLRSLVVRDVDDLFVCSRAFSATYQAAGAARVVPVTMALGQAAGMAASVSLEAGVSAHELMRRHDLVAQVQWRLQAAGAHISHRTLVASAPRHLGRPAPRP, from the coding sequence ATGTGGCTGTCGCCGGCCCTCCTCCTCGCCCTGGCCGCCGGCGCCCTCGGCGTCGTCGCATCTCCGGCGCGGGGCCGGGACGTGCACGTGCACATCCTCGTCGTGGGAGGCACCCCGGCCGGCATCGCCGCCGCGGTGGCCGCGGCCCGCTCCGGGCACTCCGTGGCGCTCGTGGAGGCCCGGCCGTTCCTGGGCGGCGTCCTCACCGGCGCCATGCTGAGCAGCTTCGACCTCAGTCGGGGCCCGGACGGGCGGGACACGGTCGGCGGGATCTTCCATGAAGTCTACCGGGAACTGGGCCTCACCTTCGATCCCCGGGCGGCACGCGCGCGCCTGCTCGAGCTGGTGCGGCGGGAGCCGGCGATCGACCTGCGCCTGGGGGCCCGGGTGCGTACGGTCCTCGTCGCGGCGGGCCGCGCCAGCGGCGCGATCCTCGACGACGGGACGACGATCCAGGCCAGGGTCGTCATCGACGCCACCGACGACGGCGACGTGGCAGCCGCGGCGGGCGCCCGGTACACCGTTGGCCGGGAGAGTGCGGGAACCGACCGCCTCACCCAGGCGGCCACCTTGATGTTCCGCCTGCGGGACGTGCGCTGGTCCGAGGTGGTGGCCTACCTCAGCCGCGACGAGAAACCCCGGCGGGCCGGCGGCGTCTACGGCAGCCTCGCCTGGGGCTACCGCCGCATCGTTACCCGATGGCGCTCACCTGACCCCGAGCGAATCGCCGCCTACGACCTCAACCTGAGCCGCCTCTCCGACGGGAGCGTCTGGGTGAACGCCCTGCAGGTCTTCCGGGTGGACGGGACCGACCGGACCTCCCGCCTGGACGGCTACCGCAGGGCGAAGCGGGTGGTCCCGGCATTCGTGGCATTCCTGCGCGCGCAGGCCCCGGGCTTTGCCCGCGCTACCCTGATCGAAGTCGCCCCGGAGCTGTACATCCGGGAGACGCGGCACGTCGTCGGGCTGTACACGCTCACCGCCCGCGACGTGATCCGCCAGCGCCACTTCTGGGATCGTGTCGCCGCCGGGGCCTACCCGCTGGACCTGCATCCCTACTCCCCCGGGTGGAACAACCCCTACCGCGCCCGGCGCTTCTACTTCACCGTGCCGCTGCGGAGCCTGGTCGTGCGCGACGTCGACGACCTGTTCGTCTGCAGCCGGGCCTTCTCGGCCACCTACCAGGCGGCGGGCGCTGCGCGCGTGGTCCCGGTGACGATGGCGCTGGGCCAGGCGGCGGGCATGGCCGCCAGCGTGAGCCTCGAGGCCGGTGTGTCGGCCCACGAGCTCATGCGCCGCCACGACCTGGTGGCCCAGGTGCAGTGGCGGCTCCAGGCTGCCGGGGCCCACATCAGCCACCGGACCCTGGTCGCCTCCGCCCCGAGGCATTTGGGCCGACCCGCGCCGCGGCCGTAG
- a CDS encoding pyridoxal-phosphate dependent enzyme — MTHRNRPGQTEAGPAPHGGALVGLACVRCGAAYGVVDLFTGCPRCLADGHPSNVAPVYRLDVVQWTREALGHRPATMWRYRELLPVRDPVTLGEGGTPLLPLPRLGRAWGIDHLYLKDESRNPTGSFKDRLAAVVVARAREVGAGVVAIASSGNAGASLAAYAARAGLRCVVLTAAGASAPLVTQMLALGACLVATPTARDRWTLLRQGVEALGWYPAGNFHDPPVGSNPYGIDGYKTIAFEILADLAWTVPGLVALPVCYGDGLWGVARGFREARRLGLVDGEPRLVAGEVFGPLARALAEGLDHVPEVPAGPSVAFSIAAGISTYQALRALREGGEACVLDDGELLEAQAALGTAEGIFVEASAAAGLAAVRRLAAQRRLPRGAPVVVVATAGGLKDVEAARSRRPPVPVVEPTLAALREALRQTYGMAT, encoded by the coding sequence ATGACCCACCGGAACCGCCCGGGGCAGACGGAAGCCGGACCGGCACCGCACGGCGGTGCGCTGGTCGGCCTGGCGTGCGTGCGGTGCGGCGCGGCCTACGGCGTGGTGGACCTCTTCACCGGGTGCCCGCGCTGCCTGGCCGACGGGCACCCGAGCAACGTCGCGCCGGTCTACCGCCTCGACGTTGTGCAGTGGACACGGGAGGCGCTCGGCCACCGGCCGGCCACCATGTGGCGCTACCGGGAGCTGCTGCCTGTGCGCGACCCCGTCACGCTCGGCGAGGGCGGCACTCCACTGCTCCCCCTGCCACGCCTGGGCCGCGCCTGGGGCATCGACCACCTCTACCTGAAGGACGAGTCGCGCAACCCCACCGGCTCCTTCAAGGACCGGCTGGCCGCCGTGGTCGTCGCCCGTGCGCGTGAGGTGGGGGCGGGCGTGGTGGCGATCGCCTCCTCGGGCAACGCCGGGGCGTCCCTGGCCGCCTACGCGGCGCGCGCCGGGCTGCGCTGCGTGGTCCTGACCGCCGCCGGCGCTTCCGCCCCTCTGGTGACGCAGATGCTGGCGCTCGGGGCCTGTCTCGTGGCCACGCCCACCGCCCGCGACCGGTGGACGCTCCTCCGCCAGGGTGTGGAGGCGCTGGGGTGGTACCCGGCGGGAAACTTCCACGACCCGCCGGTCGGCAGCAACCCCTACGGCATCGACGGCTACAAGACCATCGCCTTCGAGATCCTGGCCGACCTGGCGTGGACTGTGCCCGGGCTGGTGGCGCTGCCGGTCTGTTACGGAGACGGGCTGTGGGGCGTGGCCAGGGGCTTCCGGGAGGCGCGCCGGCTGGGGCTGGTCGACGGGGAGCCCCGCCTGGTGGCGGGAGAGGTCTTCGGCCCGCTGGCCCGGGCGCTGGCCGAAGGGCTGGACCACGTGCCCGAGGTGCCGGCGGGGCCGTCCGTGGCCTTCTCCATCGCCGCCGGGATCAGCACCTATCAGGCGCTGCGCGCCCTGCGGGAGGGCGGCGAGGCCTGCGTGCTGGACGACGGCGAGCTGCTCGAGGCGCAGGCGGCGTTGGGGACGGCGGAGGGGATCTTCGTCGAGGCCTCGGCGGCGGCGGGCCTGGCGGCGGTGCGTCGCCTCGCCGCCCAGCGGCGGCTGCCGCGGGGGGCGCCGGTCGTGGTGGTGGCCACCGCAGGCGGCCTCAAGGACGTCGAGGCCGCGCGCAGCCGCCGTCCCCCGGTCCCGGTCGTGGAGCCGACCCTGGCGGCGCTGCGGGAGGCCTTGCGCCAGACGTACGGGATGGCGACGTGA
- a CDS encoding Xaa-Pro peptidase family protein, whose amino-acid sequence MNTARAAAVLAEQGWEGLVATTAENVRYLSGFRSFTQPLLRTTQVYAVARRDRLDAPLVVAPVAEVDMAAQFPPRGDLIPYGRFFIEAGAQHADAADRALVRWACETAPHATALDALVAALRQLDLLDAAVGVDEGGLAHGGWEALAARAPGGFRMAPAADSFRRIRAVKTAGEVAALERATEALLAAVEATLGACTEGMTEREAALVFDQAVLAAGARPLFTVLAFGPHTAYPNAVPGDRPLRRGDLIRFDVGAVVDGYCADIARTASCGEPAAAVRAAYRAILVGQDGAVTACRPGATAGAVFTAAVAATQRAGLPHYRRHHVGHGIGLEVYEPPLLADGVETPLEVGMVFEVETPYYEVGLGGLQVEDTVVVTASGPTLLCPADRELRVVEP is encoded by the coding sequence ATGAACACGGCGCGCGCAGCCGCCGTGCTGGCCGAGCAGGGCTGGGAGGGGCTTGTCGCCACCACCGCCGAGAACGTCCGCTACCTGAGCGGCTTCCGCAGCTTCACCCAGCCGCTGCTGCGCACGACCCAGGTCTACGCGGTGGCACGGCGCGACCGCCTGGACGCTCCCCTGGTGGTGGCGCCGGTGGCCGAGGTGGACATGGCCGCCCAGTTCCCGCCCCGCGGCGACCTCATCCCCTACGGCCGCTTCTTCATCGAGGCGGGAGCACAGCACGCCGACGCCGCTGACCGCGCCCTCGTCCGCTGGGCCTGCGAGACGGCGCCGCACGCCACCGCCCTCGACGCGCTGGTGGCGGCACTACGCCAGCTGGACCTCCTGGACGCGGCGGTCGGCGTCGACGAGGGGGGCCTGGCCCATGGCGGCTGGGAGGCCCTCGCTGCCCGCGCGCCGGGCGGCTTTCGAATGGCGCCCGCCGCCGACAGCTTCCGGCGGATCCGGGCAGTCAAGACCGCCGGGGAGGTGGCCGCGCTGGAGCGGGCCACGGAGGCGCTCCTGGCGGCGGTGGAGGCGACGCTCGGAGCGTGCACCGAGGGGATGACCGAGCGGGAGGCCGCGCTGGTCTTCGACCAGGCGGTGCTCGCCGCGGGCGCGCGGCCGCTCTTCACGGTCCTGGCCTTCGGTCCCCACACCGCCTACCCCAACGCGGTGCCCGGCGACCGTCCGCTGCGGCGCGGGGACCTGATCCGGTTCGACGTCGGTGCCGTCGTGGACGGCTACTGTGCCGACATCGCGCGCACCGCCAGCTGCGGCGAGCCGGCGGCGGCGGTGCGGGCGGCCTACCGAGCGATCCTGGTCGGCCAGGACGGGGCGGTGACCGCCTGCCGGCCCGGCGCCACGGCCGGAGCGGTCTTCACCGCGGCGGTGGCGGCGACGCAGCGCGCGGGCCTGCCCCACTACCGCCGCCACCACGTGGGGCACGGCATCGGGCTGGAGGTCTACGAGCCGCCCCTCCTGGCCGACGGGGTGGAGACGCCGCTCGAGGTCGGCATGGTCTTCGAGGTCGAGACGCCCTACTACGAGGTGGGCCTGGGCGGGCTGCAGGTGGAGGACACCGTGGTGGTGACCGCCTCGGGCCCGACGCTGCTGTGTCCGGCAGACCGGGAGCTGCGGGTGGTGGAGCCATGA
- a CDS encoding ABC transporter permease — translation MAPLAAPPAPGRALRARRRARPHAIARAAFGILAVVALAAVAAPWVAPSSPYKQDIRQRLAPPVWVPGGSAAHLLGTDQLGRDLLSRLIFGARISLLVAVLAVGLAGAVGTGLGLVAGFYGGWIDRMLSRLADIQLAFPLTLLVITLIAMLGPSLTNLVVALGVGGWAAYFRMTRAQVLSLREAEYVLAARCLGVPDLRIAVRHVLPNAVAPLIVLASFSMAQVIILESALSFLGLGVQPPTPTWGGMLADSRDYLAIAWWLAAFPGVALMLTVLAVNVVGDWLRDTLDPRLVV, via the coding sequence GTGGCCCCCCTGGCGGCGCCCCCGGCCCCGGGCCGCGCCCTGCGCGCGCGGCGGCGCGCGCGCCCGCATGCCATCGCCCGGGCGGCATTCGGCATCCTGGCGGTCGTCGCCCTCGCCGCCGTGGCCGCCCCCTGGGTGGCGCCCTCCTCTCCCTACAAACAGGACATCCGCCAGCGCCTCGCCCCGCCCGTCTGGGTCCCGGGGGGGTCGGCCGCCCACCTGCTCGGCACCGACCAGCTCGGGCGGGACCTGCTGAGCCGGCTCATCTTCGGCGCCCGCATCTCCCTCCTCGTCGCCGTGCTGGCCGTGGGGCTGGCCGGCGCGGTGGGGACGGGGCTCGGCCTGGTCGCCGGCTTCTACGGCGGCTGGATCGACCGGATGCTGTCGCGCCTGGCCGACATCCAGCTCGCCTTTCCCCTCACCCTGCTGGTCATCACCCTCATCGCCATGCTGGGCCCCAGCCTGACGAACCTGGTGGTGGCGCTGGGGGTGGGCGGGTGGGCCGCCTACTTCCGCATGACGCGGGCCCAGGTGCTGAGCCTGCGCGAGGCGGAGTACGTGCTGGCCGCCCGCTGCCTGGGGGTCCCCGACCTCCGGATCGCCGTCCGCCACGTCCTGCCCAACGCCGTGGCCCCGCTGATCGTGCTGGCCTCCTTCTCGATGGCGCAGGTGATCATCCTGGAGTCCGCCCTCAGCTTCCTCGGGCTGGGCGTCCAGCCGCCCACCCCCACCTGGGGCGGGATGCTGGCCGACAGCCGCGACTACCTGGCCATCGCCTGGTGGCTGGCCGCCTTTCCCGGGGTGGCGCTCATGCTCACGGTGCTGGCGGTCAACGTGGTGGGGGACTGGCTACGGGACACGCTCGACCCGCGCCTGGTGGTGTAG
- a CDS encoding ABC transporter substrate-binding protein, whose protein sequence is MRVLGVLLLGGALLLALVGTPPGKPGLMPAYAQRTGGRLVIGIGSLPNTPDPHLDSTANALPAYAAMFEKLVASDGRGGIRPVLARAWRLVDDQTWEFDLQTGVRFHNGAPLTAEDVKFTIERVLDPNTRSPWLGRISAIERVEVVTPTRVRIVTRGPFGPLLQGLTVVDILPARYFQERGPAGFAAAPVGTGPFQFREWVRADRMVFTAYPGYWRGRPRLDEVIFRAIPEDSTRVAGLETGELDVGVLIPPEQVERLRGRGLEVRAVNLGQGMVVNLRANAGGPLADRKVRQALNYAVDKEAIHKTILRGFGRILAGQVVGPDALGHNPNLRPYPTTRSGPGSCWPRPATPNGFEVTFNGTVGRYTKDKEIDEFIAGQLAEVGVRARLEIVEGGVYIQRFIARQLEGMFIWAWQYFPAMDADLPLNFFGCRSVGSFFCSQAFDQLFPQSRATLDPRRRAQVLQRVARIVREEAPAIFLVQTPGIYAVQRRVRGFEWGADYLMSLHHTEVTGR, encoded by the coding sequence ATGCGCGTCCTGGGTGTCCTGCTCCTCGGCGGCGCACTCTTGCTGGCCCTCGTAGGGACGCCGCCCGGCAAGCCCGGCCTCATGCCGGCCTACGCGCAGCGCACGGGCGGGCGGCTGGTCATCGGGATCGGCTCGCTGCCCAACACGCCCGACCCGCACCTGGACAGCACCGCCAACGCCCTCCCGGCCTACGCGGCCATGTTCGAGAAGCTGGTGGCCTCGGACGGGCGGGGTGGCATCCGCCCGGTGTTGGCCCGCGCCTGGCGGCTGGTGGACGACCAGACCTGGGAGTTTGACCTGCAGACCGGCGTGCGCTTCCACAACGGGGCGCCCCTCACCGCCGAGGATGTGAAGTTCACCATCGAGCGGGTCCTCGACCCCAACACGCGGTCGCCATGGCTCGGGCGCATCTCGGCCATCGAGCGGGTGGAGGTCGTCACCCCCACCCGCGTGCGCATCGTCACCCGCGGGCCCTTCGGGCCGCTGCTGCAGGGGTTGACGGTGGTGGACATCCTCCCGGCGCGCTACTTCCAGGAGCGCGGCCCCGCGGGCTTTGCGGCGGCGCCGGTCGGCACCGGGCCGTTCCAGTTCCGGGAGTGGGTGCGCGCCGACCGCATGGTCTTCACCGCCTACCCGGGCTACTGGCGGGGCCGGCCGCGCCTGGATGAGGTGATCTTCCGGGCTATCCCCGAGGACTCCACCCGCGTCGCCGGGCTGGAGACCGGCGAGCTGGACGTGGGGGTGCTCATCCCGCCGGAGCAGGTGGAGCGGCTGCGGGGGCGCGGGCTGGAGGTGCGGGCGGTGAACCTCGGCCAGGGCATGGTGGTGAACCTGCGCGCCAACGCCGGCGGGCCGCTGGCCGACCGGAAGGTGCGCCAGGCCCTCAACTACGCCGTGGACAAGGAGGCCATCCACAAGACGATCCTGCGCGGCTTCGGGCGCATCCTGGCCGGGCAGGTGGTGGGGCCGGACGCGCTGGGGCACAACCCCAACCTGCGTCCCTATCCTACGACCCGCAGCGGGCCCGGCAGCTGCTGGCCGAGGCCGGCTACCCCAAACGGCTTCGAGGTGACCTTCAACGGCACCGTCGGCCGCTACACCAAGGACAAGGAGATCGACGAGTTCATCGCCGGCCAGCTGGCCGAGGTGGGGGTGCGGGCGCGGCTGGAGATCGTCGAGGGCGGCGTCTACATCCAGCGTTTCATCGCCCGGCAGCTGGAGGGGATGTTCATCTGGGCGTGGCAGTACTTCCCGGCCATGGACGCCGACCTGCCGCTCAACTTCTTCGGCTGCCGCTCCGTAGGCAGCTTCTTCTGCAGCCAGGCCTTCGACCAGCTCTTCCCCCAGAGCCGCGCCACCCTCGACCCGCGCCGGCGGGCGCAGGTCCTGCAGCGCGTCGCCCGCATCGTGCGGGAGGAGGCCCCGGCCATCTTCCTGGTGCAGACGCCCGGCATCTACGCAGTGCAGCGCCGGGTGCGCGGGTTCGAGTGGGGGGCGGACTACCTGATGAGCCTGCACCACACGGAGGTGACCGGCCGCTAG
- a CDS encoding ABC transporter permease, whose product MSAFVLRRLVDALAAVLGVSTLAFLALRLSGDPVALLVTEYATEEEIARVRQVLGLDRPLWVQYARFLGDVLRGDFGASLRFLRPAAALVRETLPATVELATTALLIAVVVAVPLGVVAALRRGTLVDGAVTVAATVGQSMPYFWLGILLIMLFAVRWGWLPSFGHGSWRHLVLPAVTLAMTPMARTARLVRSGLLEVLSQDYIRTARAKGLAPPRVVVHHALRNAAIPVVTILALDFGTLLGGAVVTETIFAWPGVGRLIVTAIQSRDYPVVQAAVFYLAMVFVLLHLLLDLLYARLDPRIRYQ is encoded by the coding sequence GTGTCCGCCTTCGTCCTGCGCCGCCTCGTCGACGCGCTGGCCGCCGTGCTGGGGGTCTCCACGCTGGCCTTCCTGGCGCTGCGGCTCTCGGGCGACCCGGTGGCGCTGCTCGTCACGGAGTACGCCACCGAGGAGGAGATCGCCCGCGTCCGCCAGGTGCTGGGACTGGATCGGCCGCTGTGGGTGCAGTACGCGCGCTTCCTGGGCGACGTGCTGCGGGGCGACTTCGGCGCCTCGCTGCGCTTCCTCCGGCCGGCCGCGGCGCTGGTGCGCGAGACCCTGCCGGCCACAGTGGAACTGGCGACGACGGCGCTGCTCATCGCCGTCGTGGTGGCCGTGCCGCTGGGGGTCGTGGCCGCGCTGCGGCGCGGCACCCTCGTGGACGGCGCGGTGACGGTGGCCGCCACCGTGGGCCAGTCCATGCCCTACTTCTGGCTGGGGATCCTGCTCATCATGCTCTTTGCCGTCCGGTGGGGCTGGCTGCCGAGCTTCGGCCACGGTTCCTGGCGCCATCTGGTGCTGCCCGCGGTCACGCTGGCCATGACCCCCATGGCGCGCACCGCACGCCTGGTGCGCTCCGGCTTGCTGGAGGTGCTGAGCCAGGACTACATCCGCACCGCCCGGGCCAAGGGCCTGGCGCCGCCCCGGGTGGTGGTGCACCACGCCTTGCGGAACGCCGCCATCCCCGTGGTGACGATCCTGGCGCTGGACTTCGGCACGCTGCTCGGCGGCGCGGTCGTCACCGAGACCATCTTCGCCTGGCCGGGGGTGGGCCGGCTGATCGTCACGGCCATCCAGAGCCGCGACTACCCGGTGGTGCAGGCGGCGGTCTTCTACCTGGCCATGGTCTTCGTCCTCCTCCACCTGCTGCTCGACCTGCTCTATGCGCGCCTCGACCCCCGCATCCGCTACCAGTAG
- a CDS encoding GntR family transcriptional regulator, which produces MARAPLAQQVVQELRQEILRGRFTGAERLPSEPELARLFQVSRPTLREALRVLETEGLLRRRHGVGTFVRPRGAVTAGVERLQSFTETIRQAGYPARDQVLAIRPVRLRGTVAARLGARPGEAGVLVRSLRWIGRTPVIYCEDTLPASLVADPAVVELRRRRESLLDFFRLDLGLEVRYARLALEAIPAAGRVARALAVAAGQPLLRLVGTAYDAAERPLYATDNHVRTARYRFVLIRR; this is translated from the coding sequence GTGGCCCGGGCCCCGCTGGCCCAGCAGGTGGTGCAGGAGCTCCGGCAGGAGATCCTGCGGGGGCGCTTCACGGGTGCGGAGCGGCTGCCCTCCGAGCCCGAGCTGGCGCGCCTCTTCCAGGTGAGCCGCCCCACCCTGCGCGAGGCGCTGCGCGTGCTGGAGACCGAGGGCCTGCTGCGGCGGCGGCACGGCGTAGGCACCTTCGTCCGGCCGCGCGGCGCCGTCACGGCCGGCGTCGAGCGGCTGCAGAGCTTCACCGAGACGATCCGCCAGGCCGGCTATCCCGCGCGCGACCAGGTGCTGGCGATCCGGCCGGTGCGCCTGCGCGGGACGGTGGCGGCGCGCCTGGGGGCCCGTCCGGGGGAGGCGGGCGTCCTCGTGCGCAGCCTGCGCTGGATCGGCCGGACGCCCGTCATCTACTGCGAGGACACGCTCCCCGCCTCGCTCGTGGCCGATCCGGCGGTGGTGGAGCTGCGCCGCCGGCGCGAGTCCCTGCTGGACTTCTTCCGGCTGGACCTGGGGCTCGAAGTGCGGTACGCCCGGCTGGCCCTCGAGGCCATTCCCGCCGCAGGACGGGTGGCGCGGGCCCTGGCCGTCGCCGCCGGGCAGCCCCTGCTCCGGCTGGTCGGCACGGCCTACGACGCGGCGGAGCGGCCGCTCTATGCCACGGACAACCACGTGCGTACCGCGCGCTACCGGTTTGTCCTCATTCGCCGGTAG
- a CDS encoding TIGR03619 family F420-dependent LLM class oxidoreductase: protein MRFGVGLPTCTEGMMYPVPFASPRDVVRIAQEAEALGYFAVMGNDHLTTQRYVRAEFPDPPNFYEPLVTYAALAPVTSTIRLMTGVIVLPMRAPVLLAKQVATLDQFSGGRVLLGVGVGAYREEFEAVHPELRRARRGEMLTEGIRALRVLFGERRATFHGRYYHFVDVELYPKPHQAHLPIYIGGNAPEGWRRVAELADGWLPAVLTPEEVRHGLEQIRAHARAAGRDLTHLDVAPQFAVSIGRTREEATERFLRSQLYRHLLSLQRSTLRGQPVDSFAQRNLLGSPAEIRRQVRAYQEAGVTHLAGLLFTANTVEEFLESMRLFAREVMPEFAG, encoded by the coding sequence TCGCCCAGGAGGCGGAGGCGCTCGGCTACTTCGCCGTCATGGGCAACGACCACCTGACCACGCAGCGCTACGTGCGCGCCGAGTTCCCCGACCCGCCCAACTTCTACGAGCCGCTCGTCACCTACGCGGCGCTGGCCCCGGTGACCTCGACGATCCGGCTGATGACCGGGGTCATCGTCCTGCCCATGCGCGCCCCGGTGCTCCTGGCCAAGCAGGTGGCCACCCTCGACCAGTTCAGCGGGGGCCGGGTGCTGCTGGGGGTGGGGGTGGGCGCCTACCGGGAGGAGTTCGAGGCCGTCCACCCGGAGCTGCGCCGGGCCCGGCGCGGCGAGATGCTCACCGAGGGGATCCGGGCGCTGCGCGTGCTCTTCGGCGAGCGCCGCGCCACCTTCCACGGACGCTACTACCACTTCGTCGACGTCGAGCTGTACCCCAAGCCGCACCAGGCGCACCTGCCCATCTACATCGGCGGCAACGCCCCGGAAGGGTGGCGGCGGGTGGCGGAGCTGGCCGACGGGTGGCTCCCCGCCGTCCTCACCCCCGAGGAGGTCCGCCATGGCCTGGAGCAGATCCGGGCGCACGCCCGCGCGGCGGGGCGCGACCTCACCCACCTGGACGTGGCGCCGCAGTTCGCCGTCTCCATCGGCCGCACCCGGGAGGAGGCCACGGAGCGGTTCCTGCGCTCCCAGCTCTACCGCCACCTCCTCTCGCTGCAGCGCTCCACCCTGCGAGGGCAGCCCGTCGACTCCTTCGCGCAGCGCAACCTGCTGGGCTCCCCCGCGGAGATCCGCCGCCAGGTGCGCGCCTACCAGGAGGCGGGCGTCACGCACCTGGCCGGGCTGCTCTTCACCGCCAACACGGTCGAGGAGTTCCTGGAGAGCATGCGCCTGTTTGCCCGCGAGGTCATGCCGGAGTTCGCCGGATGA